The genomic region CGACCGACCAACTCGATGTCTATGCCAAGGTCTGCGTCGTCTCCATTCAGCAGACAGGTGGTTAGAAATAGTAGACCTTTTGCCAAATTAAATTGGCGCTCTATTTAGAAGTTTATTTTTCGTCTTCTTCAGAATTTAATAAGTTCGGATTGAAAGGGTTGGTATTGTCTTCTTGAGAAGATGTTGGCGGTTGAATTAAGGTATTTTCTGAGGATTCGGGACGGTTTAAAGACTCGACGAGTTCGGTGAGTTGTGCTTGTACGGAGTTGAGATCGTTGCCAAGTTTAGAAATGCGCGAGGCGACGACTTGTCCGCGATCGGGGGAAGTTTCTTCTCGCAACGTGGAGACGAGGCGATCGCCTAATTTCGTTATTCCGATATTCATTTGTTCCGTATAAACCTGTAGAAGATCCACCAATCGCGTCAGTTCTCCCTGGACTTCTACGAAGCGATCGCCGCGCGTTGTCATCCGTTTTTGTAAAGCGTCGATGGTTTTAATCACGGAATGGAAAATTTCGGCGCTTTGTTGCAGTTGCGCCACAATTTGACCCAGGGACCGTTGGTTCGCTTCGGTGACGTCGAGAACTTGAGTAGACTTTTTACTAATATGGCCGACTTGTTCGCCTAAATGAATCATTTCTTGACTCGTGCTTTGTAGGGAGGCGATCGCCAGTTGGATCCCCTGAGTCGATTGATTTAACACCGCCGCCGATCGCGATAAATCGCGCTGAGTAGTCGCTAAATGTTCCGTCGAACTCGCTAATTTATTAGCAAATTGAGTTCGTTCAAAGGTTTGCGCGGATTCCCGGAAAATAGTTGCGCCAGACATCATCGAACTGGCAGATTCCATAAAGCGATTGTAAACTTGTGTCGCTAGATGATTGGCTTCGCGATTTCCTTCAACAATTTGGTCTACTTTACCGCCTAAAGAGGTTTCGACGGCTTGACTGACCGCGATCGCAAATCGATCGCCTAAGTTATTTAATAACCCTTCAATGCGATCGACGGCTTTATCGAGGGGCGATCGTTTGCCTAATGCAGGTTCGTAAATATTGGTTAAATAGTCTTCTAGATTCCCGATCAGTTGATATTTTGCAATCGTCGTATTTCGTAATAAATTAACGATCGTTAAAATAGCACTACAAGTGACTGCCGTAAGGCTACTAATAAAAGCAATCCCCATCCCTTGTAACGGTCGCTGAACTTGAGTAATTAAATCGTCAATACTACCTACCCCAAATTCGTTAATCGTTTGACTTAAAAGATTGAGATTGATCGTAATTCCGAGGAAGGTTCCGAGGAGTCCTAATGCGAGTAATAAATTGGGAAAAAACCGACAGAGATAATCTAACTGCTCGTTGCGATAGAGATATTGACTGTAAACGCGATCGATGAGAGCGGAAGTATTGAGTTGTTCTAAATTTGGGTGCATTTCATACACCCGGCGTTCGAGTTCTTCAACAATTTTCGGCTTTTTGCCGCGCGGTTCTTGGTCGATCAAGTAACTGACGCGGCGACTGAGATATCGCAGATGCTGATAGATTCCGAGGCGAATTAAAATGGCGATCGCCGTCAGAATGATGAGAATAGCTGTAAAAACAATCAAATAAGGAGGAAACATTGAAGATCCTTCAAACAATGGGGGAAATAAAGCAGAAACGACAATCGTTCCGGCGATCGCGCTGATATATTTGTACATCGTCTATCGGTTGAATTAGAATATTGTTATGTTTGTAGACTAAAGATCGATTGATGTTAAACAGAGAGACATTTACGACCCCTATCTATCATTCCTGGATTTAAGGGAACCACCGTAGGGACAGAAAAATTTTTCGCCCCTCATCAGGTTGACTCAAAAATTGACGCATCTTTTAAACTATTGAAAATATTTGTAAACCTATGAAGTTACTGTAAGTCTTGACGCGATCGCGCAATTTTAGTTTCAAGTCATTTGTACAGGGAAGATTGGCCAAATTCCGGGACGCAGATCTCGCGTCCCTTTCTCGATTAATTGTAACTCTATTCTAACTCGCGGCGTCCTTCTAAAGCGCGGGCTAAAGTGACTTCGTCCGCATATTCCAAATCTCCACCCATCGGCAATCCAAAAGCAATTCGAGTCACTTTCGTAAACGGTCTTACCAACTGTCCGACATATAGGGTTGTGGTTTCTCCTTCGACACTAGGATTAATCGCTAAAATAACTTCTTTCACTTTTTCTTGGCTGACTCGACGTACTAATGCTTCGACAGTTAACTGTTCCGGTCCGATACCGTCCATCGGCGAAATGACGCCCCCCAAAACGTGATAAAGTCCTCGATATTCGCGAGTTTTTTCTAAAGCAATTAAATCCCGCGATTCCGAGACGACACAAATCGTACTTTTATCCCGATTTGGATTGCGGCAAATTTCGCAAATAGGTTCGGCAGAAAGATGAAAGCATTGCTGACACAAACCGACTTGTTGTTTGGCTTGAATTAAAGCTTCGGCGAGGGCTTCAATTTCGGCATCGGGACGCTTTATCAGATATAAAGCCAATCGTTGAGCTGATTTGGGTCCAACTCCGGGTAAACGTTGCAGTTGCTCGATGAGGCGAGCTAAAGGACGAGTATAAACGGGAAGCCTCCTATTTAGGGGATAAAGGTCGTTTTTTATTGTAGCAATTGGGATGGGGGGTGGGGAGTTGGAAGGGAAGGGATTAGTGGTTGTAGCCAAAAGCCAAAAGCCAAAAGGAAAGAAGCAAGAAGAAGTGAGGAGTTATTAGAAGTTGGGAGTGACGGCCTTTTTTACGATCGCGAGTTACACCCACTCGACCTATCCTTCCCGTGGAAACACTAATTCAACCAATCGATGATGGCTTTGACAACATTGAGAATTGCTATCTTAAAATTTGGCCAATTTTGCGGAATAGTTAAAGTGGGTCTTGTAGTCTTTCTAGAGATGAAAATCAATGAGTGAGTGTAGGTTTATGAAAATCGAGAAATAATTAATTGTCAATTCATTTAAGTCATTAAAATTAGGCACTAATAAAAATAGGCACTAAAAAGGACAAGCGATCGCGGCGATCGCCGAATGTTCAATCTCGATTCAATCTACATCCTGTATGGAGGCTTAAATTTCAAATTTTTAATCTAAAATCTAAAATCTAAAATCTCAACCCAGGACGCGGCGAGGGAGTTCGATCCGAAACCTCGAACCTTGCCCGAGTTCGCTTTCGACCGTGATTTTCCCGTGCATGAGGGTGACCAAAGAATTAGCGATCGCCAATCCCAAACCCGTACCGGAATACTTGCGGGTCGTCGTTTGATCCACTTGTCGGAAAGCTTCAAAAATATGCTTGAGATCGGCTTTAGGAATGCCAATTCCCGTATCGATGAGAGTAATTGCGATCGCCTCCGAACCGATTTCGCTCACTTCAACGCGAATCGAACCGGATTCGGTAAATTTAATCGCATTGGAGAGCAAATTGGAGATCGCCTGTCGCAGGCGGAGGCGATCGTTATAAACCGTCGCATCGCTTAAATCGATGTCGATTTCTAAGCCTAGATGTTTGCGATCGGCCAAATTTCTCAACTCCTCGCAGGTAGCGCGCACGAGCAAATCTAACTCGAACTCTTGCAACTTGAGTTGAGAATTGCCCCCTTCGATCTTGGACAAATCGATAATATCGTCAATTAACTGCAGCAAATGCCTGCCATTTTCGACAATCCGCTCCACCATTTGCTGTTGTTGCGCTGCGAGGGGATGGCGCCGCGATCGCAGCAACACTTGAGCAAAACCGAGAGCCGCATTCATCGGCGTTCGCAGTTCGTGAGACATGGTAGCCAAAAACTGGGATTTGAGGCGGGATGCCTCGCGCAATCGGGCATTTTGTAACTCAATTTGCTTGCGTTTGGCGTCGAGTTCCTGATTTTGCCGAGCCAGGATCTGATTCTGCACTTCGAGCAATTGCTCGCGTTCTTCGAGGATCTCGATCGAGCGGGCATTATTAATAGCGATCGCCGCTTGTTCGCCGACCGCAACCACCATTTGACGGCGACTTTCGAGATCGAAACTTTCCGCATTTTGCCAGTTACCGACCAACAGCACTCCCAAACGACCCGCTTGCGCCGATTCAATCGGAACCGCATAGACGGCGGCGGGAATTTCACCCAGGGCCATCCCCTCACCTTCGCTACCGACGGCGATCGGGTGCTGGCGTAAGTGAGCCGTTCCCGTAGAAAACACCTCGTGCAGTAGGGAATCCTGGGTCGCCAACGGTTTACCGAGGGGTAAATGTTCCGTACCGCTTCCGGCGGCGGCGCGCAATTGCAGCACGTCGCTGTGGTGGTCGTGCAGGACGATCGCGCAAAACTCGGCGCTGGGAATCGCATTGCAGACGCTTTCGACCATCAATTGCAACAACTCCGGCAAATCGGCAATCTGTTGGTTGAGCCGATTGGCTAACTGCTGCAACGTACTCAGTTGCCGTTTCTGCTCGTCCAAACTGGCGACCGTTTTGCGCAGTCGTTCCCCAGTTTCTTGCGCCTCGCGGTAGAGGAGGGCTTTTTCGATCGCCAAAGCGGCCCGACGGGCTAAATCTTCGGCAACGGCGAGATCGGCTTCCGTATAACATCCCGGAGTGGAGGACGACGATCGACTCGACGGCCCGCGCACTAACAAGATCGAGCCGAAGGTTTGATGTCCGAAGCGAATCGGCAGGCAAATATAAGCGCTGCAGCCGAGCGATCGCAGTAATTCCAACTGTTCGGGATCCACGGCGACGCGATCGAGTTCTTCCGGTTCGATCTTCAAACAGTAATCCGCCGCTTCGGTCAAGTGAAACACCGCATCCGGTCTCACTCCCGTCGAGGCGCCGGGACTGGGGGAACGAGATGCTGCCAGAGACTTGAAATAGGGATAAGTTCCGTCCGCATCCACGGGATAGCGCCGTTGTAACT from Oxynema aestuarii AP17 harbors:
- the recR gene encoding recombination mediator RecR, whose translation is MKNDLYPLNRRLPVYTRPLARLIEQLQRLPGVGPKSAQRLALYLIKRPDAEIEALAEALIQAKQQVGLCQQCFHLSAEPICEICRNPNRDKSTICVVSESRDLIALEKTREYRGLYHVLGGVISPMDGIGPEQLTVEALVRRVSQEKVKEVILAINPSVEGETTTLYVGQLVRPFTKVTRIAFGLPMGGDLEYADEVTLARALEGRRELE